CTTGTCGGCTGCTGCGGATGAGTTGGATGCAGGGGAGGCGCACTCTTTAGCCGTAAACCAGGGCCTAATTATTGTAGATATCCGCCGGGCCAGCGAGTGGCGTAAAACAGGAATGCCAGCGAATAGCCATGGTATAAGTTTGCAAAACTTTTTGAAAAAGATTCGGAAGGATTTCACAAAGGATATTATAAACCTTGTGGATGGGGATTTGCGGAGACCGATAGCACTCATTTGTGCTACGGGCGGGCGCTCTGGCTACGCTTCTGGAATGTTGAGAGAGGCAGGCTTTTCTCAGGTATATAATATTGGAGAAGGAATGCTGGGGAATGGCACCCTGCCGGGCTGGGTGGCGAGAGATTTACCTATGCGTGATTGTGACAACTGTTGACGATGGGTGGCCAGGCGTTGTAGGCATCGACCTACGCTGAGATTTCTATGGGGGCTTGGCCTCGGCCGGAGATTCAGCTAAGTTTTGTAGAACTAACTAAACAGGATTTAATGTCGATGAATTATCGTAATTGCCTCGCCGCGTTTTTTGGTACTCTGTTCCTTCTAAGTGCTGGATCTGCGCTCGCCGCGGATATAGAAAAGGGCAAGAAGGTTTTTCGCAAATGTAAGGCTTGTCATACAATTAAGGCAGGCGGGAAAAGTACAATTGGGCCAAACCTGCATGGCGTTGTTGGTAGGGCTGCTGCTGCCGTCGATGGCTTCAAGTACTCGAAGGCGATGAAGGAATCTGGTTTGGTTTGGGACGAAGCAAATTTGACGGCTTATCTGACCAAACCTAAGGAATTTCTTCCTGGCAACAAAATGCCATTTCCTGGCCTTAAAAAGCCAGAACAGATTGAAAATGTGATTGCCTATATTATTGAGAAGTCCAAATAACTTTGGTTTTTCTTTAGTAGGATCTGGTTGGCATGACCGAATTACTTGTCTTGAAGTCATTGGTTTTGATTCTCTAATAGGCTAGGCCTAATGAAAATTCAGGGAAGATATTTGGTTTGTGCCGAACGGGATCAAGTATGGGCGGCTTTGAACGACGAAAGGGTCCTTAGCAGATGTATCCCGGGTGTAAAAACGCTGGAAAAAATATCTAATACCGAATTTGCGGCGACGGTAACTACCAAAGTGGGTCCTGTTAAGGCTACGTTTTCAGGTGAGGTTACCTTAAGCGACCTAGATCCACCTAATGGTTATAAAATAAGCGGAGAAGGCCAAGGTGGAGTGGCGGGTTTTGCCAAAGGAACTTGCTTGGTCAGGTTGACTGAGGCACAGGCCCAGACGGACCTGAGGTATGAAGCTGAGGCGCAGGTCGGCGGTAAGCTTGCACAAATTGGGTCCCGAATGG
This genomic stretch from Rhodospirillaceae bacterium harbors:
- a CDS encoding sulfurtransferase, with product MPKEXXVREKAGGESFLVPIEVCSRPCVLALLCRSNPWLRCLLVAISVLFLSLSAAADELDAGEAHSLAVNQGLIIVDIRRASEWRKTGMPANSHGISLQNFLKKIRKDFTKDIINLVDGDLRRPIALICATGGRSGYASGMLREAGFSQVYNIGEGMLGNGTLPGWVARDLPMRDCDNC
- a CDS encoding cytochrome c family protein, with protein sequence MNYRNCLAAFFGTLFLLSAGSALAADIEKGKKVFRKCKACHTIKAGGKSTIGPNLHGVVGRAAAAVDGFKYSKAMKESGLVWDEANLTAYLTKPKEFLPGNKMPFPGLKKPEQIENVIAYIIEKSK
- a CDS encoding carbon monoxide dehydrogenase, whose protein sequence is MKIQGRYLVCAERDQVWAALNDERVLSRCIPGVKTLEKISNTEFAATVTTKVGPVKATFSGEVTLSDLDPPNGYKISGEGQGGVAGFAKGTCLVRLTEAQAQTDLRYEAEAQVGGKLAQIGSRMVVGVAKKTADQFFEAFKVEVEGKIFQAGEGPDKDRVNTGLEGVAESSGRGLSPGVWIGGVIVIVVLAWWLSS